A single Antechinus flavipes isolate AdamAnt ecotype Samford, QLD, Australia chromosome 5, AdamAnt_v2, whole genome shotgun sequence DNA region contains:
- the LOC127564709 gene encoding probable inactive serine protease 37 isoform X2 — protein MAVKFILFFVLFADTFSSNNKAEQKDDPAPFLVYFKSPINPCVGVLIHQQWVLAASHCYLSNLILVLGNFKIGMRDRTEQIFSPTEVIRYWNESDKYQEHDIMLLKLPKPVTLSRKVQPIALPTRNFPTGTKCTVSGLDWSMDNTGKHPDLRQNIEAPLISEKECKQTKQGRIIKHGICVKFLKTLTRLFVELAVATVICQDTIQGIEVGHFLGENIGVYTNIYYYVPWIQNIISTR, from the exons ATGGCTGTGAAGTTCatccttttctttgttctctttgctG ATACATTTTCCTCTAATAACAAAGCTGAACAGAAAGACGATCCTGCCCCTTTCTTGGTATACTTCAAGTCCCCTATCAACCCCTGTGTGGGAGTCCTTATTCATCAACAGTGGGTGTTGGCAGCTTCTCACTGCTATTTATC AAATCTCATATTGGTGTTGGGGAATTTTAAGATCGGGATGAGGGACAGAACCGAGCAGATTTTTAGCCCAACAGAAGTTATTCGCTATTGGAATGAAAGCGATAAATATCAAGAGCATGACATCATGCTGCTCAAACTACCCAAGCCTGTAACCCTCAGCCGCAAGGTCCAGCCCATAGCCTTGCCCACTCGAAACTTCCCCACAGGTACCAAGTGCACAGTCTCTGGCTTGGACTGGAGCATGGACAATACTG gCAAGCACCCAGATCTACGGCAGAACATAGAAGCACCTCTGATCTCTGAAAAGGAATGCAAGCAAACCAAACAAGGAAGAATTATCAAGCATGGAATATGTGTCAAGTTTTTAAAGACACTCACCAGACTCTTTGtg GAGCTTGCCGTTGCTACTGTCATATGCCAAGACACAATTCAAGGGATAGAAGTAGGGCATTTCCTAGGAGAGAATATTGGTGTTTACACCAATATTTACTACTATGTCCCTTGGATACAGAACATCATATCTACAAGAtaa
- the LOC127564709 gene encoding probable inactive serine protease 37 isoform X1, with protein MTLSSWEWWRCLILELSSLDENKALSPGVPYSDTFSSNNKAEQKDDPAPFLVYFKSPINPCVGVLIHQQWVLAASHCYLSNLILVLGNFKIGMRDRTEQIFSPTEVIRYWNESDKYQEHDIMLLKLPKPVTLSRKVQPIALPTRNFPTGTKCTVSGLDWSMDNTGKHPDLRQNIEAPLISEKECKQTKQGRIIKHGICVKFLKTLTRLFVELAVATVICQDTIQGIEVGHFLGENIGVYTNIYYYVPWIQNIISTR; from the exons ATGACCCTGTCATCTTGGGAATGGTGGAGGTGCCTTATTCTAGAACTCTCTTCTCTGGATGAGAACAAAGCTCTGAGCCCTGGAGTCCCCTATTCAG ATACATTTTCCTCTAATAACAAAGCTGAACAGAAAGACGATCCTGCCCCTTTCTTGGTATACTTCAAGTCCCCTATCAACCCCTGTGTGGGAGTCCTTATTCATCAACAGTGGGTGTTGGCAGCTTCTCACTGCTATTTATC AAATCTCATATTGGTGTTGGGGAATTTTAAGATCGGGATGAGGGACAGAACCGAGCAGATTTTTAGCCCAACAGAAGTTATTCGCTATTGGAATGAAAGCGATAAATATCAAGAGCATGACATCATGCTGCTCAAACTACCCAAGCCTGTAACCCTCAGCCGCAAGGTCCAGCCCATAGCCTTGCCCACTCGAAACTTCCCCACAGGTACCAAGTGCACAGTCTCTGGCTTGGACTGGAGCATGGACAATACTG gCAAGCACCCAGATCTACGGCAGAACATAGAAGCACCTCTGATCTCTGAAAAGGAATGCAAGCAAACCAAACAAGGAAGAATTATCAAGCATGGAATATGTGTCAAGTTTTTAAAGACACTCACCAGACTCTTTGtg GAGCTTGCCGTTGCTACTGTCATATGCCAAGACACAATTCAAGGGATAGAAGTAGGGCATTTCCTAGGAGAGAATATTGGTGTTTACACCAATATTTACTACTATGTCCCTTGGATACAGAACATCATATCTACAAGAtaa